TCTTCCGCTTTTACATTATTTTCAACTACACCAAGTCTTTCTATCATATCAGTTGTAAACTTTTGTGAATAAAAAAATTCATCCTCAATTTCATTTATTATGTCTAAAGAAGAAGAAAAATACCCAATATCATTGGCAATATCCCTTTTTAATAATTTTTGAATACCTATTCCGATTTTTACTATTTCTTGCTCTATTTTACCAAATTGCCAAAGCAACAATAAAGAAGAAGCAATTTGAGTTAATAAAACAGGTAACACTAACCCTGAAGAAATAGGAATAAATGGAGCATGCCCTGCAATTTTTCCACTTTCCATAATTGGGGAACCAAATCCAAATCCTATTTTCATTAAATTATCAACGTTTGTTGTCGCTATGAATAACGGAGTATTGACAGTTCCTAAATAACTTTCTATCCCAGCAGCAGATACTAACGACATCATAACTGTATTCTTTATTTTATTTGCATTTTTAAAGTAATTTCCTGTTTCTGAAAAATTTTTATTAATTTCTTTTAAAAATTCATTCTTTAATTTTCCATTTACGTTTACTAATACCATATTTCCATCTATATTTTCATTTTTTTCAAATGTATATACATTCATATCTTTTTTTTCATTTTCTTCCATAATTACTCTCCTAAATTTTATTTACTTTAAGTATTTTATTATTCTAAAGAATAAGAGTGTTCTCCTAATTCGTCTTTCCAATATATCAAAGAATAATCTTTTTTTTCATTTTCTTCTTCTTTTAAAAATATTTCTGCTTCATTTACAAGACTTTCCATTTCTTGAACATCAATACCATTTAAAATTTTTTCCAAACTATTTTTTAACATTGTTCTTTCTCTTCCAATGTTTCTATCTATTGCTTCAAATTCTTTTATTTTTTCCAACATTCTATACAATTTAATTAATTTTTCCCATTTTTCTTTATAATTCTCCATTCTTTTTTTAGTTTTATTAATATTTTTTTCAGAATATTGAGGATTCTCTTGTAACATTAATTTATTTCTCAAAATCATTATTCTAACTGATAAAATTGAAAAACACAGCCATAATTTTGTATCCAATCTTTCTATTAATTCTACTTTAGAAACAAATACTCCCATTTTTTCCTTAAGCATTCTTTCTCTTTCATTTTTTTTGTTTGAATCCTTAATATCTTTTCTTGTCATTTCATATATTTCATCATATTCTAAAATAACATCTTGTATCAAAATCCATTGCTTTTCATCTTCTTTTCTAACATTATTTTCAACTAAACTTAATCTTGTTATCATATCATTTGTAAATTTTTGTGAATTTAAAAATTCATTTTCAATACTTTCAACTATTTTCAAAGAAGAAGAAAAATAACTTATGTCTTTAGCAATATTTCTTTTTAATAGTTTTTCTATTTCTGTTCCTATTCTTATTAACTCTTTTTCAATTCTTGCCAATCTCCAAAGAAAAAATAATGTTATAGAAATTTGACTAATTACCATTGGAACAAAAAGTGGACCAGAAGAAAACGCAGTTATAGCTCCCACAACACCTCCTATTGCTGCCACTGAGATCATTCCCCAAAATGCAAACTGACTACGAAATTCCGCATCATTCATAGCTATTTCATAATTAATTCCTCTAAGTTGCATTAATTTTTCAGGACTTGTTGTTACTATGAATATAGGAGTTTTTTTTAGACTAAGCTGCTTTTCTGATCCAATTTGAGTTAATAACAATGATATTGGATTAGTTTTTATCTCATTGGCATCTTCAAAATATTTTCCAGTTTTTGCAAAATTCTTTTTAAGATTTTTTAAAAATTTTTCTCGCTCTTCTCCATCAATACTCACTAAAATCATTTTTTCTTTTATAACATCACCTTCACTCTTTATAATTGGATAATAATTGACATCTTTTTTTGATTCATCAATCATAATTTAACCTCCTAAATTTTTATTGTTATTTTTTAACTATTTTAAATTTATAATACTAAACCCCATTTAAACAACGAACTTATTATAAACTTTTTTACCAATGAATAAAGGCCTAACATTTCGAATAATTAAAATATAATTTCGTTTTTTAAACGGGGAATAGTGTATTATATTTTTTAGTCTTCCAAAATTTCTTTTGCAAAACTTCCTTCTTTTTCAGTTCCCAATAAAATTTCCTCAACAGTTGCCGCAATATCAGCAAAAGTTTTTCTAGTTCCAATATTTACATTCTTCTTAACATTTTTACCACAAATCATTATAGGTATATACTCTCTTGTATGGTCTGTTCCTTTGAATGTAGGGTCATTTCCATGATCGGCTGTGATAATCAAGATTTCATCATCTTTCAAGTTTTTCTCAATTTCAGGTAGCCAGTTATCAAATTCGATTAGAGCCTTTACATATCCTTCAACATTTCTTCTATGTCCATAAACAGCATCAAAATCAACTAAGTTAGTGAAAATCAATCCTTTTGTATCTTCCTTCAATGCAGCTATTGTTTTTTTAATTCCATCTAGATTGTCCTGATTAGCTTTTCTGTTATCTGTAATTCCTTTTCCATTGAACAGGTCGCTTGTCTTACCAATTCCGACTACATCAAGTCCAGCTTTTTCCAACCTTTCAAGCATGCTTTCTTTTGGAGGGTCAATAGAGAAGTCGTGTCTGTTCGCAGTTCTCTTAAATTCTCCTACTTTTTTACCAACATAAGGTCTTGCAATTACCCTTGCCACAGGTGATTTCTCATTACAAATTTCAAGTGCAATTTCACACGCTTTGTAAAGTTCTTCCAATGGTATAATTTCTTCATTTGCAGCAATCTGGAATACAGGATCTGCTGAACCGTAAACTATCCAGTTACCTGTTCTAATTTGCTCTTCTCCATATTGATCAATTGCGACAGTTCCTGAAAGTGGCTTGTTTAACATAACTTTTCTTCCAGTTTTTTCTTCAAATTCCTTTATAACCTCATCTGAAAATCCATTTTGGTAGTTTGGAAACGGTCTTTCCAATGGCACTCCGGCAATTTCCCAGTGTCCAGTCGTAGAATCTTTTCCATGTGATACTTCAATAGCTCTTCCATAAGCCCCTTCTACTTTTTCCACAGCTGGAGTCCCTTCAATCTCAGTAATATTTCCAAGCCCCAATTTCCCCATATTAGGCAAACTCATTCCCCCATAAGCTTTAGCCATATTTCCTAAAGTATTTGACCCGCAGTCATCAAATAAATTTGCATCAGGCAATTCTCCTGCTCCAACACTATCCAGTACAATTAATGTAATTCTTTCAATTTTTTTCATTTCTATCTCTCCCTTTCTTTTTTATTTACTGATATTATACCTTTTATGTTTTTTAAAGGCAAATAAATTCCCTGTTTTTTTTATTCATCAGAGCGGTAAACAATCATTAATAAACATTCTTTATACCGTATTATTCCTGCTGAAAAAACATTGTATGCATAAAATTCACTTAAAATAGCTTCATATTTCCTTATCGCTACATAAAAATTTACAGGCTCACCAAACCAATGTGTTATTTGATTGAAAAAACATCTTACATTCCAGTATTGTTGCTTTTTATCTGCTTTATTTTCTAAATTTTCAATTATTTCCTCAACAGTAAATTCTGTTTGCAATTTAATAAATTCAGAAATTCTATCGTAATCAGCTTTTGCTTCATTTTGTTTTATCAATTTTTCATATTTTCTATTTTTTTTGAAAACAATATTCAATTTTTCCAATTTTTTTCTAGTATTATCATCTTTTTTCTCAGATGAACTACTTTCATAATATTGCAATAATTTTTTCTTTATTATTTCATTCAAATCATTATTTTTATCATTGTCAATAAAAAATGTATCAATATATATTGCCGTATATTCAGGACAAACCTTCATTCCATTATTCCAGCACATTGAAACACCTTCAATAAATCCTTCAATGTAATCCCTATTCTTCATTGTGATAATTCCTTTTCAAAATTATGATTTTTTATAAATATTTGTCAAATCATCAAAAACAACTTTCTCATAAATCTCAGCGTCAGTTATAAACATATATCCATCAAAAAGTACTTCATCGTAAGCCCACACACTAAATTGACTAATAGAATATGGCATTATTTCATCAATTGTTAAATTTTGGAAGAAAAAGTTTTCTGTAATAATTCCATTTCTAGCATTTTCTACATCGTACTTAGTTAAGCTATTTCCCAATTTTTGAATAACCTTCTCCAATGAAACAGACAATTTATTCTCTTTTAAACGGCTGTTTGCCATACCTAAATATTTTTTTACAATGCTATTTTTTATTTTGACATCCCATTCTTTTACATTATCAAGAATAAGAGACATCTGTTTTTCCAGTTCCTTATCATAAATTTCAGCTTCTTCCATTGACACATACACTTTTTTCCCAAGCCAGTCAACTTCAAAATCCTCAATATCGCCATTATCATTTACATTAAACGCTATCTTCATTTTCCCTCATTTCTATTTTTACCTAAAATGAATCCCAAAAAATATCATCTCCATTTTCCTCAATATATTTATAAATTTTATCTTCATTTTCAATCAAATCCTCAACTATTTCAGCCACTTTCCGTATTTTTTCCCAGTTTTCCTTAGTATTTCCAAAATAGCGTCCGACATATCCCCCAGCTTCAGGATCAGAATCATAGTCTTCATAAAGTTCTGGATAATTATTCTCCAAATAACTTTCAATTAAAGCCGCCCATCCATGGCCATTTAAATAAGCTTCTTCATTAATTTCAGATACTTTTTCAAAAATTTCATCAAATTTTTTATCATTATTCATTAGGCAAAAGGCTACTTGATCGTTAATGTCATCCTTTATTTCCTGTATTTCTTCTTCTGAAAGTTCCATTCCACTTTTTTTCAAACTTTCAATATATTCCTCAAACCCTTTTTCATCTTGCTCATCAATTGCTACATATTTCATAAATTTCTCCTTCTTTTTTTCATTTTATTTTTAACCAATCTCCAAAAACGCCATGTATGATAAATAATCCAATAATTTCGTTCATTCCTGTAAATCATTATTTTTATAATTTTAATTATCATATTTTTTATAATTTTTAGGCATAACGTTATTTTGAAAATAATAAAAATTAAATTTTACGCTATTAAAATTTGTATTTTCATAATTAATTATTACTTTTTTATCTGTTTCAAAAAAATCATCCATAATATAAATTTCTTTTTTCTTTTCAGAAATTGATATACTATAATTATTGTACCTTTTCATAATATAATCTTTTTTAAAAAATCTTATTACAGTTACTACCAGTAATAATATTATTATTGTAAACAATTTAATCATTAAATTTAAATATCCCCAAGTAATTCCAACTGAAAAAATTACTATTATAAAAAATACTGCAAAACACATCATATAATACTTTTCAAAAATTGAATATTTTACATATAATTTTTCTCCATTCACTTTTTCACGAATTTCTTTTTTTGGATAACCTATTTTCTCCAATAAACATTCCAAAATTTCATCTTTATTTTTTATGTCACAAAAAATATAACTTTTTTTATGATTACTTTCTATTGAAACATCAATTATTAAATTACAGAAATACTTGTAAATATTCATTGAGCTGTCAAAATTTAAAAGAATGTCATACGAGCCTAATATATTTTTTCTCACTGTCAAAGTTTTTATATCATTATATGCAATCGTTTTCTCAAAAAATAGACCTTTTATTTTCACTTCATAATCAGAAAAATCAAATTTCATCTTATTTTTAATAATCATTACCAAAAGAAATCTATATATAAAATAACTTATTCCAATAGCTAAAAAAAATATCCCGGCCTTTTCTTTCTCATTAAATAAAATATCAATTCCTACTAATAAATGTCCTAAAAACATCATCAGAGAAAACATATCCCACATATTAATTTCAAATTTTGAATATTTTATTTCCATATAATTTATCTCCATATTTTACTATTTCTTTCAATACTTTCTCCCTTTCTTTTTTATTTAATTATATCTTTTATCCGTTTTAAAAGCAATTGATTTTAAGATTTTTTATAATACTTCTCTGCAATATCTATTATATCTATGCTTACATCCAGTCCTGTATTCAAATATATTTTATCATCCTTTTTCAAAAATGCTTCCCAAATTTTTCCCGTATTCAAATAAGCCGTGACAATTTCAAAATCATTTTTTAAAATTTTTACTATTTCTCTATTTCTTAGTTTCGATATTTCTTTAAAAAAATTTTCAATATTATCATCTAATTTATCTATATCAACAAAATATATATCATAAAATAATTGTTTTTTATATTCTTCAAATGTATCAAAATATCCTTTAAAATTACTCAATCCTAACCACTGTAACAAAATATCTAAACAAGAAATTTCATCTATTAAACTTATTTCTTCTTTAGACATCAACCTTAATAACTGATGTTCAGTAAATTTTAAAGGTAAATATTTGTAATTGTGTTGATAAATTTTTTCTCGATATGGAACCATCAAAAAATTATTCTCAAATTTTACTATACCTGTATCACATTTATTTTTTATATCCCCATAATTAAATTCAAACATAAACTTATATCGTGCTTCTTCATTACAAGAAATTAATTCATAACAGTATCCATAATAAACAATTTCATTATTTTTCATAATTTGAAGATAATCCTCGTAACAACTATCATAATAATTCTCATCCCAAGTAATTATACTTATATCCATTTTATCTCATCCTGTTTATATTAATTTATTTTTGAATTACCGTAATTTTTTATGATTTTTAAATATTTAAAAATTCAAAATTATTTCTTCCGATACTTTCTCCCTTTTTTCTCTCCAAATGCCTCCAAAATTCCATTTTTCAAAAGTTTATTCAAAAATCTTCTCGCCGTAGAATCCGAAACATTCAAAATTTTTTGAGCCTCACTATTATCAATATAATTATTTTTCTCAAAATACACTTCCAGTATTTTCAGTCTTTGTAGCTCTTTATCAGTCATTTTATCAGTCAAAATATCAGTCATTTTTAAGTCTTTTTTTTCTTTTTTCACAATATTTCTAATTTCTTCTATTATATACAATAGTAAATTTAACAACTTTTCTTCTTTTTTATAATCATTCATTGATATTCTTGCTGGTATTTCAAGACAATATTTTTCTTCCATCAACAAAAATTACAACGAAAAAATGTTCTTATCACACACTTTTTACAATGAAAAATGTAAATATATTACAAAAATTACAACGATACTTTATCATTTTTAAATTTATTAAAAGCCATAAAAACACCTTTCTTTCATTAAATAGTAGCTTTAACAACTCTATTATAATAGAAAATATTTTTTACTTGAAAATTTTGTTTCCGCATAACTTATTTTTAAACCTTACCTGTATTATCATTAATCAATTCCAAATATTCATTTCCCCAATCACATAAAGTTTTTAATACAGGCTCAATAGAACTACCTATGTCAGTTAGAGAATATTCAACTTTTGGAGGAATTTCAGGATAAATAGTTCTTTTTATTATTTTTTTATCTTCAAGTTCTCTCAATTGCTCTGTCAAAGTTTTTGTAGTAATATTTCCCAGGTTTCTTTGCAATTCATTAAATCTGACCACTTTTTTAATATACAAATTCCATAAAATCCTTAATTTCCATTTTCCACTGAGTATGTTTATTCCTAACTCCATTGGACAAGCGTTTGAAACTGCTTCTGTTTTTGACATATTTTTCCTTCCTTTAATAAAGTATCAAAAAAGATACTTTATATCAAAAATGTGCGTACTTGTATTGATTACAAGAGGTATGTTATACTTTATTATATCAAAAATAATAGAAAGATGAAAGAGTGAGAAGATATGATAATAGACAGTCACCAACATTTAATAT
This is a stretch of genomic DNA from Leptotrichia hofstadii. It encodes these proteins:
- a CDS encoding winged helix-turn-helix transcriptional regulator encodes the protein MEEKYCLEIPARISMNDYKKEEKLLNLLLYIIEEIRNIVKKEKKDLKMTDILTDKMTDKELQRLKILEVYFEKNNYIDNSEAQKILNVSDSTARRFLNKLLKNGILEAFGEKKGRKYRKK
- a CDS encoding phosphopentomutase; this translates as MKKIERITLIVLDSVGAGELPDANLFDDCGSNTLGNMAKAYGGMSLPNMGKLGLGNITEIEGTPAVEKVEGAYGRAIEVSHGKDSTTGHWEIAGVPLERPFPNYQNGFSDEVIKEFEEKTGRKVMLNKPLSGTVAIDQYGEEQIRTGNWIVYGSADPVFQIAANEEIIPLEELYKACEIALEICNEKSPVARVIARPYVGKKVGEFKRTANRHDFSIDPPKESMLERLEKAGLDVVGIGKTSDLFNGKGITDNRKANQDNLDGIKKTIAALKEDTKGLIFTNLVDFDAVYGHRRNVEGYVKALIEFDNWLPEIEKNLKDDEILIITADHGNDPTFKGTDHTREYIPIMICGKNVKKNVNIGTRKTFADIAATVEEILLGTEKEGSFAKEILED
- a CDS encoding DUF2262 domain-containing protein → MKIAFNVNDNGDIEDFEVDWLGKKVYVSMEEAEIYDKELEKQMSLILDNVKEWDVKIKNSIVKKYLGMANSRLKENKLSVSLEKVIQKLGNSLTKYDVENARNGIITENFFFQNLTIDEIMPYSISQFSVWAYDEVLFDGYMFITDAEIYEKVVFDDLTNIYKKS
- a CDS encoding immunity 51 family protein, translated to MKYVAIDEQDEKGFEEYIESLKKSGMELSEEEIQEIKDDINDQVAFCLMNNDKKFDEIFEKVSEINEEAYLNGHGWAALIESYLENNYPELYEDYDSDPEAGGYVGRYFGNTKENWEKIRKVAEIVEDLIENEDKIYKYIEENGDDIFWDSF
- a CDS encoding winged helix-turn-helix transcriptional regulator codes for the protein MSKTEAVSNACPMELGINILSGKWKLRILWNLYIKKVVRFNELQRNLGNITTKTLTEQLRELEDKKIIKRTIYPEIPPKVEYSLTDIGSSIEPVLKTLCDWGNEYLELINDNTGKV